Proteins co-encoded in one Medicago truncatula cultivar Jemalong A17 chromosome 8, MtrunA17r5.0-ANR, whole genome shotgun sequence genomic window:
- the LOC25501021 gene encoding agamous-like MADS-box protein AGL80, with the protein MTRRKVKLAFIVNDAARKVTYKKRMKGLLKKIDELSTLCGIEACAIVYGPYEPQPEIWPSPWGVQNVLSKFSMMPEILMEQSKKMMNQETFMNQRVMKAKEQVKKQQKDNKQKEIALLMFQCLNAGKIVDNNMSMVDVNNLAWLIDQNLKDIGRRLEAVDNNGQNQIMTTPTQSEVQFQMAPPPLVKKEEMAMMGHDHFGITMSNGDIMQRQLFMNLMMNDNRDENVPFGHPHDASLQNGFWPNLLP; encoded by the coding sequence ATGACTAGAAGAAAGGTGAAACTTGCCTTCATTGTCAATGACGCTGCAAGAAAAGTAACATACAAGAAAAGGATGAAGGGTTTATTGAAGAAGATTGACGAACTAAGCACGCTTTGTGGAATTGAAGCTTGTGCTATAGTTTACGGTCCTTATGAACCACAACCTGAGATTTGGCCATCCCCTTGGGGAGTCCAAAATGTGCTCTCAAAATTCAGTATGATGCCTGAAATATTAATGGAACAAAGCAAGAAAATGATGAATCAAGAGACTTTCATGAACCAAAGGGTGATGAAGGCTAAAGAGCAGGtgaaaaagcaacaaaaagaCAACAAGCAGAAAGAGATAGCCCTTCTAATGTTTCAATGCCTGAATGCAGGGAAAATTGTGGACAACAATATGTCAATGGTTGATGTGAATAATCTTGCTTGGTTGATTGACCAAAATTTGAAGGACATTGGAAGAAGGTTGGAAGCAGTGGACAATAATGGTCAAAATCAAATCATGACTACTCCAACTCAGAGCGAAGTCCAATTCCAAATGGCACCACCACCACTTGTCAAGAAGGAAGAAATGGCAATGATGGGCCATGACCATTTTGGGATAACTATGAGCAATGGTGACATCATGCAAAGacaattatttatgaatttgatgatgaatgataatAGAGATGAGAATGTCCCATTTGGTCATCCTCATGATGCTAGTCTTCAAAATGGATTTTGGCCTAATCTACTACCTTGA